One region of Leptospira bandrabouensis genomic DNA includes:
- the clpP gene encoding ATP-dependent Clp endopeptidase proteolytic subunit ClpP: MSTLMPYVIEQTSRGERQYDIFSRLLKDRIIFLGSAIDETYANVISAQLLFLEAENPDRDIYLYINSPGGYVSSGLAIYDTMQLIKPEVRTLCIGQASSMAALLLAGGAKGKRSALPNSRIMLHQPYGGAGGQASDIEISAKEIIKIKDKLIDLYGRHTGKSSEQIRKDTERNFFMSAEEAKEYGIIDNVIQERKQMPQA; this comes from the coding sequence ATGTCTACACTCATGCCTTATGTAATCGAACAAACAAGCCGTGGCGAACGCCAATACGATATTTTTTCACGGCTTTTGAAAGATCGGATCATTTTCCTTGGATCTGCCATCGATGAAACCTATGCCAATGTCATTTCGGCACAGCTTTTGTTTTTGGAAGCGGAAAATCCTGATCGTGATATTTATTTGTACATAAATAGTCCTGGTGGGTACGTAAGCTCTGGTCTTGCCATTTACGATACCATGCAACTTATCAAACCGGAAGTAAGAACACTTTGTATTGGACAGGCTTCTTCAATGGCAGCTCTCCTTCTAGCGGGCGGTGCCAAAGGAAAACGTTCTGCACTTCCTAATTCTAGAATTATGTTACACCAACCCTATGGTGGTGCAGGTGGACAAGCTTCGGATATCGAAATTTCGGCAAAAGAAATCATAAAGATCAAGGACAAACTCATCGATCTTTATGGAAGACACACCGGAAAATCATCAGAACAAATTCGTAAAGACACAGAGAGAAATTTCTTTATGAGTGCCGAAGAAGCCAAAGAATACGGCATCATCGACAACGTCATCCAAGAACGCAAACAGATGCCACAAGCTTAA
- the tig gene encoding trigger factor, with protein sequence MEFTAKKNNNATCDLSIQFTAEEVRTAYSKAYKNASEKVKIPGFRPGKAPLNMVEKVLGDSVMDDAANIMLNQAMADLFDKLEHKPIRLPQFQMETFDKNTGAKAKATYDTKPEVTLPKLKKIKIQPKEIKISDADIQKELEGIQKNMARNSLKEEGEPVESSDLLEINYKFKETDKEYPEQGQVGKFQMGAPQNPPGFETNLLGMKLNETKEFSFTYPDSYPQSPESAGKTIVYTVTVTAIYKVTYPEINDDFASEVDGSANLQELKEKTKKQLVEIFGNALTKRATDDAYNEIIKESKFIIPESLIYEETETVFQNFMREFGLPVSSLADYAKRLNKEEKEVRESFSKAAEKRIQTYILKQKIAEDHKIQISDEEVEAGYEKEASAQGIPAETLKKEVQKQKAETYYRDKFLFDKIDEFVYAEVEKKSPKTISTEEAEKILSGKEE encoded by the coding sequence ATGGAATTTACGGCAAAAAAAAATAACAACGCAACCTGTGACTTAAGCATTCAATTTACCGCTGAAGAAGTCCGCACTGCCTACTCTAAGGCTTACAAAAATGCATCTGAAAAAGTAAAAATCCCAGGGTTTCGACCTGGAAAAGCACCTCTGAATATGGTCGAAAAAGTTCTTGGGGATTCCGTAATGGATGATGCTGCCAACATTATGCTCAACCAAGCAATGGCAGATTTATTTGATAAATTGGAACACAAACCAATTCGCCTGCCCCAATTCCAAATGGAAACCTTTGATAAAAATACTGGTGCCAAAGCCAAAGCCACTTACGACACCAAACCAGAAGTCACCTTACCGAAGTTGAAAAAGATCAAAATCCAACCCAAAGAAATTAAAATTTCTGATGCGGACATCCAAAAAGAATTAGAAGGAATTCAAAAAAACATGGCTCGTAACTCTTTGAAAGAAGAGGGAGAACCAGTTGAATCCTCAGATCTCTTAGAAATCAATTATAAGTTCAAAGAAACTGACAAAGAATACCCAGAACAAGGCCAAGTGGGCAAATTCCAAATGGGTGCTCCTCAAAACCCACCTGGTTTTGAAACGAACCTTCTTGGAATGAAACTAAACGAAACCAAAGAGTTTTCTTTCACTTACCCTGACTCCTACCCACAATCCCCAGAATCTGCTGGAAAAACCATCGTTTATACTGTAACTGTCACTGCGATTTACAAGGTGACTTATCCTGAAATCAATGATGATTTTGCATCGGAAGTGGATGGTTCTGCCAACTTACAAGAGTTAAAAGAAAAAACAAAAAAACAACTTGTTGAAATTTTCGGAAACGCACTGACGAAACGGGCCACCGATGATGCTTACAATGAAATCATCAAAGAATCCAAGTTCATCATTCCTGAGTCATTAATTTACGAAGAAACAGAAACCGTTTTCCAAAACTTTATGCGTGAATTCGGCCTTCCTGTATCATCCTTAGCAGACTACGCAAAACGATTGAATAAAGAAGAAAAAGAAGTTCGTGAATCTTTTTCCAAAGCCGCTGAAAAACGGATCCAAACCTATATTTTGAAGCAGAAAATCGCTGAAGACCATAAAATCCAAATTTCTGACGAAGAAGTAGAAGCGGGTTACGAAAAAGAGGCTTCTGCACAAGGAATTCCTGCCGAAACACTCAAAAAGGAAGTCCAAAAACAGAAGGCGGAAACCTACTACCGTGACAAATTCCTGTTTGATAAAATTGACGAGTTTGTATACGCTGAGGTAGAAAAGAAGTCGCCTAAGACTATTTCAACGGAAGAAGCTGAGAAAATTCTTAGCGGAAAAGAAGAGTAA
- a CDS encoding type II toxin-antitoxin system Phd/YefM family antitoxin codes for MIYVGVRDLKAKLSEYLDKARLGDEVIVTEHGKPIARLIKEPSKQKTTIDKMYLLAEKGIIQLPSKEKKSKSAAPLTTKSKIPASETLLNDR; via the coding sequence ATGATCTATGTAGGAGTGAGAGATTTAAAAGCAAAACTCAGCGAGTATCTCGATAAAGCAAGGCTTGGAGACGAAGTAATAGTTACTGAACATGGTAAACCTATTGCTAGACTAATAAAAGAACCAAGTAAACAAAAAACTACAATTGATAAAATGTATCTTTTAGCTGAGAAAGGTATAATACAACTCCCAAGTAAAGAAAAAAAAAGTAAATCGGCTGCGCCACTGACAACAAAGTCAAAAATACCAGCATCCGAAACCTTACTGAATGACCGCTAA
- a CDS encoding arylesterase, protein MPYVIFISFFLLLTCGNSSDPTNTNVSATKEANETRRIIYFGDSLTAGYGLLDFEDAWPHVLTKRIQAEGYSYQMTNAGVSGDTTSGGLGRLEWVLAEKPSIFVLELGANDMLRGISPSVTKENLRSMIRQIKSQYPNTKILLVGMYATPNMGKKYASAFNAIYPELSKEENVPLVPFILEKVASIRKLNQKDGIHPTEAGHKLVAETVYPYLKPLLVK, encoded by the coding sequence ATGCCTTACGTAATTTTTATTAGTTTTTTTCTTTTACTCACTTGTGGAAATTCCTCTGATCCCACAAACACGAATGTTTCTGCGACAAAAGAGGCAAATGAAACGAGAAGGATTATTTATTTTGGTGACTCTCTGACGGCTGGATATGGTCTTTTAGATTTCGAAGACGCTTGGCCCCATGTCCTTACCAAACGAATACAAGCGGAAGGATATTCCTATCAAATGACCAATGCTGGCGTTTCTGGCGACACAACGAGCGGCGGGCTTGGACGATTGGAATGGGTTCTTGCCGAAAAACCCTCTATCTTTGTTTTAGAGTTAGGTGCCAATGATATGCTTAGAGGCATTAGTCCCAGTGTTACCAAAGAAAACCTTCGTTCTATGATTCGACAAATTAAATCCCAATACCCAAACACCAAAATACTGTTAGTCGGGATGTATGCTACACCCAATATGGGGAAAAAATATGCAAGTGCCTTTAATGCAATTTATCCAGAACTTTCTAAAGAAGAGAATGTGCCCCTAGTTCCTTTTATTTTAGAAAAAGTGGCCTCCATTCGAAAACTCAATCAAAAAGATGGAATCCATCCCACAGAAGCAGGTCATAAATTAGTGGCAGAAACAGTTTATCCTTATCTGAAACCTTTGTTAGTAAAATAG
- a CDS encoding type II toxin-antitoxin system VapC family toxin, with amino-acid sequence MFYYLDSSVLVKKYFNEFASDTVLNIWKENRYLAISQVGYSEILATINKKQKIENFSDKVKEKIIKQFKSDWDQLVKINVDHTINSELERIHSKYLLRGFDAIHLVSAIILFNELEEETFFLSADENLATAAKKDGLNIGNYDWK; translated from the coding sequence ATGTTTTATTATTTAGATTCCAGCGTTCTGGTAAAAAAATACTTTAATGAATTTGCTTCAGATACTGTTTTAAATATATGGAAGGAAAATAGATATCTAGCCATATCACAAGTAGGATACTCGGAAATACTAGCGACTATAAATAAAAAACAAAAAATCGAAAATTTCTCTGACAAGGTAAAAGAAAAGATCATAAAACAATTCAAATCTGATTGGGACCAACTTGTCAAAATTAATGTTGATCATACAATCAATTCGGAATTAGAAAGAATTCATTCAAAATACCTACTACGTGGTTTCGATGCGATTCACCTCGTTTCTGCAATTATCCTATTCAATGAATTAGAAGAAGAAACATTCTTCCTTAGCGCTGACGAAAATTTAGCTACTGCTGCAAAAAAAGATGGCTTAAATATCGGTAATTACGATTGGAAATAA